In one Bacteroidia bacterium genomic region, the following are encoded:
- a CDS encoding NifU family protein: MTNKPELLDRVNQTLDKLRPYLNTDGGDIELIDISEDYIATVKLLGSCSTCNMSHMTMKAGVEDGIRKAVPEIQRVIALEES; this comes from the coding sequence ATGACAAATAAACCAGAACTTTTAGACCGTGTGAATCAAACACTGGATAAGTTGCGTCCATATCTGAACACGGATGGAGGCGATATTGAATTGATAGATATTAGTGAGGATTATATCGCCACCGTAAAACTGCTCGGCAGTTGCAGCACCTGCAACATGAGCCACATGACCATGAAGGCTGGCGTAGAAGACGGTATCCGAAAGGCTGTTCCTGAAATTCAGCGCGTTATCGCATTAGAAGAAAGCTAA
- the tatC gene encoding twin-arginine translocase subunit TatC, whose product MAQTERNTEDSEMSFLDHLEALRWHLIRSIIAVVVFSIAAFVNKAFFFDGVILAPKNTDFWSYRMLCRLSDQLHLGDQLCVTEINFEVFNLNMAGQFTAHIIISFAIGIIIAFPYIMWEMWRFIKPALHARERKYATGIVGYTSLLFFIGVLFGYFILTPISIQFLGNYNVSMEVANQINLGSYISTVSGVVFATAIVFELPIIIYFLTKIGLVTPAMLRGFRKHSLIVILLISAILTPPDLTSQLLLSIPFYLLYEVSILVSARVMANLPETGST is encoded by the coding sequence ATGGCACAAACAGAAAGGAATACTGAAGATTCAGAAATGTCTTTTCTTGACCACCTTGAAGCGCTCCGGTGGCACCTCATCCGTTCCATCATTGCTGTTGTCGTTTTCTCAATTGCAGCTTTTGTCAACAAAGCCTTCTTTTTTGATGGGGTAATACTTGCGCCCAAAAACACTGACTTCTGGAGCTACCGGATGCTTTGCCGGCTTTCTGACCAGCTTCATCTCGGAGATCAACTCTGCGTAACAGAAATCAACTTTGAGGTATTTAACCTGAATATGGCCGGACAGTTCACCGCTCATATTATCATTTCTTTTGCCATCGGAATTATTATCGCCTTTCCATACATCATGTGGGAAATGTGGCGCTTCATAAAGCCCGCTTTGCATGCCAGAGAAAGGAAATATGCAACCGGCATCGTTGGCTACACTAGCTTGCTGTTTTTCATCGGAGTGCTTTTTGGCTATTTCATTCTCACCCCAATATCTATCCAGTTCCTGGGAAATTATAATGTGAGCATGGAAGTAGCCAATCAGATCAACCTCGGAAGCTACATCTCTACCGTTTCAGGGGTTGTCTTTGCTACGGCAATTGTATTTGAATTGCCCATCATTATTTACTTTTTAACTAAAATCGGACTGGTAACGCCTGCCATGTTGAGGGGATTCCGAAAACACTCCCTGATAGTGATCCTTCTCATTTCAGCCATTCTTACCCCGCCTGATCTCACCAGTCAATTGCTGCTCTCAATCCCTTTCTACCTTTTATATGAGGTGAGCATTTTAGTATCGGCACGGGTGATGGCGAATTTACCGGAAACCGGGAGCACATGA
- a CDS encoding glycosyltransferase family 39 protein, whose product MNRLKYSLLFAALGAIFFIPFLGGVHLFDWDEINFAEVSREMIINEDYLHITINFQPFWEKPPFFFWLQVLSMKLFGINEFAARFPNAVCGILTLVILYNIGSKLYSSTFGFIWAGVYLGSVLPFLYFKSGIIDPVFNLFIFLGIYFFILFFWKKENQPQILLLQNKWLYLMAAGIFAGLAILTKGPVAFLIICLVFIVYWIFQRFRLFVGPHHFLIFSIIAAAVTLVWFGIETLKNGPWYVTEFVRYQYRLFSTPDAGHAGFPGYHFVVLLIGCFPASVFALRGFFKMPAPSHHYQQDFSLWMKILFWVVLILFTIVKSKIVHYSSLSYFPLTFLAALVIERLVARQLTFARWMKVMLSIIGGLYIIIIIALPFLGMNVETLKPLIKDPFAVANLDAAVNWTGFEILPGVLLFLVLALSLWNLSRDYIGRGLMLLFGGMPVFVMLTLIFFIGRIEAYSQRAAIEFLESKAAEDAYIIPHGYRTYTHYFYGQLQPGQNPNRHDKEWLLHGDVDKDVYVISKVNRNSALEENPNIERISSKNGFIFYKRKVKQE is encoded by the coding sequence ATGAACCGGCTTAAATATTCACTTCTCTTTGCGGCATTGGGTGCTATATTTTTTATCCCGTTTCTGGGGGGTGTCCACCTGTTTGACTGGGACGAAATAAACTTTGCTGAGGTAAGTCGTGAAATGATAATCAACGAGGATTACCTGCACATTACCATCAATTTTCAGCCGTTCTGGGAAAAGCCGCCTTTCTTCTTTTGGCTCCAGGTGCTGTCAATGAAGCTTTTCGGGATTAATGAATTTGCCGCCCGTTTTCCTAATGCGGTTTGCGGCATCCTTACGCTGGTGATCCTGTACAACATTGGAAGCAAGCTTTATAGTTCAACATTCGGATTTATATGGGCCGGAGTTTACCTGGGCAGTGTTCTCCCATTTCTTTATTTTAAATCCGGAATTATTGACCCCGTATTTAACCTCTTCATCTTTTTAGGAATTTACTTCTTCATCCTCTTCTTCTGGAAAAAGGAAAACCAGCCGCAGATTCTGTTACTGCAAAATAAATGGCTCTACCTGATGGCAGCGGGCATTTTTGCAGGGCTTGCAATTCTTACCAAAGGACCGGTTGCCTTCCTCATTATTTGCCTGGTTTTCATTGTTTACTGGATATTCCAACGCTTCAGGCTTTTTGTTGGTCCGCACCACTTCCTGATATTCAGTATAATAGCCGCGGCTGTAACACTTGTCTGGTTCGGCATTGAGACGTTGAAGAACGGTCCCTGGTATGTCACAGAATTTGTGCGCTACCAATACCGGCTTTTTAGCACACCTGATGCGGGGCACGCAGGCTTTCCAGGCTATCATTTCGTGGTGCTGCTGATTGGCTGCTTCCCGGCTTCGGTTTTTGCGTTGCGTGGCTTCTTTAAAATGCCGGCTCCTTCCCACCATTATCAGCAGGATTTCAGCCTATGGATGAAAATATTATTCTGGGTCGTACTTATCCTGTTTACCATAGTTAAAAGCAAGATCGTTCATTATTCTTCTCTGAGCTACTTTCCTCTGACTTTCCTGGCTGCGCTGGTAATAGAGCGGCTTGTGGCGCGGCAGCTTACGTTTGCGCGCTGGATGAAAGTTATGTTGAGCATCATTGGAGGGTTATACATTATTATAATAATTGCACTTCCTTTCCTGGGTATGAACGTAGAAACACTCAAGCCGCTCATCAAGGATCCGTTTGCGGTGGCCAACCTTGATGCAGCAGTTAACTGGACCGGTTTTGAGATACTGCCCGGAGTGCTGCTTTTTCTGGTGCTGGCGCTCTCGCTCTGGAACCTTAGCCGTGACTACATTGGGCGTGGCCTCATGTTGCTTTTTGGTGGAATGCCGGTATTTGTAATGCTCACGCTGATATTCTTTATTGGCCGCATAGAAGCCTATTCCCAGAGAGCCGCAATTGAATTTCTCGAAAGCAAAGCAGCAGAAGATGCTTATATAATTCCGCACGGCTATCGCACTTATACGCACTATTTCTATGGACAATTGCAGCCGGGACAAAACCCAAATCGCCATGATAAAGAATGGCTCCTGCATGGAGATGTGGACAAAGACGTGTACGTAATTTCCAAGGTCAACAGGAATAGCGCATTAGAGGAAAATCCGAATATCGAGCGGATCAGCTCTAAAAATGGGTTTATCTTCTATAAAAGAAAGGTCAAACAGGAATAG
- a CDS encoding heavy metal-associated domain-containing protein, which translates to MKSIYQFLFGCAIFAFSLSACSATKSGGGKFQQARFAVKGICKMCEERIEEAALVRGVQTAEWNINTDTLTIRYNPAIITEMEIQQKVADAGHDTQDIKASSEKYEELPLCCRYHELEKH; encoded by the coding sequence ATGAAAAGCATATATCAATTCTTATTTGGCTGCGCAATTTTCGCGTTTAGCCTTTCAGCCTGTAGCGCCACTAAATCTGGCGGAGGCAAATTCCAACAAGCTCGCTTTGCAGTAAAAGGGATCTGCAAAATGTGTGAAGAGCGAATAGAGGAAGCCGCTCTGGTTCGCGGAGTGCAAACTGCCGAGTGGAATATCAATACAGATACATTGACCATTCGCTACAATCCCGCGATTATAACGGAAATGGAAATACAGCAAAAGGTAGCTGATGCCGGTCATGACACGCAGGACATAAAAGCTTCCAGCGAAAAGTACGAGGAACTTCCTCTTTGCTGCCGTTATCATGAATTAGAAAAACATTGA
- a CDS encoding Mrp/NBP35 family ATP-binding protein produces the protein MALKEKILAALGEVEDPDLKKDLVTLGMIKHLEINGQKISFTLELTTPACPMKEMLEAACRTAISQFVDPSLKVEIDITSRVTTQRNNNEQVLKGIKNIIAVASGKGGVGKSTIALNLALGLAQSGASVGLLDADIHGPSLPVMLGRRTIKPETRQVEGSDKFTIIPIEQFGLKAMSMGMLVPENQPMIWRGPMVSSALRQMFLDVEWGEIDYMIVDLPPGTGDIHLTLMQHFPVTGVVIVTTPQQVSLADTRRTIEMFRNQQVQAPVLGIVENMSWFSPLDAPEKQYYLFGKGGGEQLSKEYNLPLLAQVPLFQGMAGDADEGQPALLSKVATVQRPFLEMTARVAQQVSTVNARLSGQ, from the coding sequence ATGGCATTAAAGGAAAAAATATTGGCGGCACTAGGGGAGGTGGAAGATCCTGACCTGAAGAAAGACCTGGTAACGCTGGGAATGATCAAGCACCTGGAGATCAACGGCCAAAAGATTAGTTTCACACTGGAACTCACAACTCCGGCTTGTCCTATGAAGGAAATGCTGGAGGCTGCCTGCCGTACGGCCATTAGCCAATTTGTTGATCCGTCTCTCAAAGTTGAAATTGATATCACCTCTCGCGTTACTACTCAACGAAACAATAATGAGCAGGTGCTGAAAGGAATAAAGAACATTATTGCGGTGGCTTCAGGCAAGGGGGGCGTAGGGAAAAGCACCATTGCTCTTAATTTGGCGCTTGGTCTGGCACAATCCGGAGCAAGCGTGGGGTTGCTGGATGCCGATATTCATGGACCTTCATTGCCTGTGATGCTTGGCAGGCGGACGATAAAGCCCGAAACCCGGCAGGTGGAAGGATCCGATAAATTCACCATTATTCCGATAGAGCAATTTGGGCTGAAGGCGATGAGCATGGGAATGCTGGTGCCGGAAAACCAGCCAATGATCTGGCGCGGACCGATGGTTTCTTCTGCTTTGCGCCAAATGTTCCTGGATGTGGAGTGGGGCGAAATTGATTATATGATCGTGGATCTTCCTCCCGGAACCGGTGACATTCATTTAACGCTGATGCAGCATTTTCCTGTGACGGGGGTGGTCATCGTTACCACACCACAACAGGTTTCGCTGGCGGATACGCGCAGAACTATTGAGATGTTCCGGAATCAACAAGTGCAGGCGCCTGTTTTGGGAATCGTTGAGAACATGAGCTGGTTCTCACCCCTGGATGCCCCTGAGAAACAATATTACCTGTTTGGCAAAGGAGGTGGGGAACAATTGAGTAAAGAATACAATTTGCCCTTGCTGGCGCAGGTACCCCTTTTTCAGGGTATGGCAGGCGATGCGGATGAGGGTCAACCGGCTTTGCTCAGTAAAGTCGCAACGGTTCAACGGCCATTTCTTGAAATGACGGCCAGGGTGGCCCAACAGGTTTCAACTGTTAATGCAAGGCTTTCCGGCCAGTAA
- the aspS gene encoding aspartate--tRNA ligase, giving the protein MYRSHNCGELRGVNAGQPVTLAGWVQRIRNFGGMIFIDLRDRYGITQLVFSEEIDPSLASQAEELGREFVVQASGKVAERSNKNKEILTGDIEIIVEKLNVLNKSKTPPFTIEDETDGGEELRMKYRFLDLRRKSPMQNLMLRHQMLQETRRYLTSEQFIEVETPFLIKSTPEGARDFVVPSRMHQGSFYALPQSPQTFKQILMVAGFDRYFQIVKCFRDEDLRADRQPEFTQIDCELSFVTLKDVIDVFSGLSTHLFQQIGGVELDSSRIMTYDDAMRFYGSDKPDLRFEMKFQYLTAQVAGTDFPPFASVVAEGGDVIGFVVKNGAGYSRRQIDQLTDFVRQPHRGMKGLVWIKLETTGEVKSPVGKFFTDDQLKQWMSACGAEKGDLLLIVAGETEKAQHALGGLRLEVAKQEGLSDKRKFVATWITEWPLFEWVEEDQRWYSRHHPFTAPNEEFLHLLETDPGKVKANAYDFVINGVEIGGGSVRIHDRQIQEWVFKTLGLSTEESREKFGFLLSALDYGAPPHGGIAYGFDRWVAMMAGADSIREVIAFPKNNAGRDIMIDAPSPVDFAQLNELGLKLSEEKK; this is encoded by the coding sequence ATGTACAGATCCCATAATTGCGGAGAACTGAGAGGTGTGAATGCAGGCCAGCCAGTAACACTTGCCGGTTGGGTGCAGCGCATCAGAAATTTTGGCGGAATGATCTTTATTGATCTCAGGGACAGGTATGGAATCACACAGCTTGTTTTCAGCGAAGAAATTGATCCTTCCCTAGCCTCACAAGCGGAGGAGTTAGGACGCGAGTTCGTGGTGCAGGCCAGTGGTAAAGTTGCCGAAAGAAGCAATAAGAATAAAGAAATACTAACGGGAGATATTGAGATCATCGTTGAGAAACTGAATGTGCTGAATAAGAGCAAAACGCCTCCCTTCACCATCGAGGATGAAACGGATGGAGGCGAAGAACTGCGCATGAAATATCGCTTTCTCGATCTCAGAAGAAAATCACCCATGCAAAACCTAATGCTCCGCCATCAGATGCTTCAGGAAACGAGAAGGTATCTGACTTCGGAGCAGTTCATCGAAGTGGAAACTCCATTCCTCATAAAATCCACCCCGGAAGGAGCGCGTGATTTTGTGGTTCCTTCCAGGATGCATCAGGGCAGCTTTTATGCGCTTCCGCAATCGCCTCAGACTTTCAAGCAGATCCTGATGGTGGCCGGCTTCGACCGTTATTTCCAGATCGTAAAATGCTTCCGGGATGAGGATTTGCGGGCAGACCGCCAGCCGGAGTTTACACAGATAGATTGTGAACTTTCGTTCGTTACCTTGAAAGATGTCATTGATGTGTTCTCCGGATTATCAACGCATTTGTTTCAGCAAATTGGCGGGGTGGAACTGGATAGCAGCCGCATAATGACCTATGATGATGCCATGCGGTTTTACGGTTCTGATAAACCTGACCTGCGCTTTGAGATGAAATTCCAGTACCTGACTGCACAGGTGGCCGGGACTGATTTTCCGCCCTTTGCGAGTGTAGTTGCTGAAGGGGGGGATGTGATCGGATTTGTCGTAAAAAATGGAGCCGGGTACAGCCGAAGGCAAATAGATCAGCTCACTGATTTTGTCAGGCAACCGCATCGCGGAATGAAAGGCCTGGTGTGGATAAAACTTGAAACAACAGGAGAAGTGAAGTCTCCGGTAGGGAAATTTTTTACTGATGATCAGCTCAAGCAATGGATGTCGGCTTGCGGAGCGGAGAAAGGCGACCTGCTGTTAATCGTGGCCGGAGAAACTGAAAAAGCCCAACATGCCCTGGGCGGCCTGAGGCTCGAAGTGGCGAAGCAAGAAGGGTTGTCAGACAAAAGAAAGTTTGTAGCAACCTGGATCACGGAATGGCCGCTTTTCGAGTGGGTAGAAGAGGACCAGAGATGGTATTCGCGCCATCATCCCTTTACGGCACCTAATGAAGAATTCCTGCATTTGTTAGAAACCGATCCGGGGAAGGTAAAAGCCAATGCCTATGACTTTGTGATTAATGGAGTGGAGATTGGCGGGGGCTCAGTCAGAATTCATGACAGACAAATACAGGAGTGGGTATTCAAAACATTGGGACTATCAACCGAAGAGAGCCGCGAAAAATTCGGATTTCTGCTGAGCGCCCTGGATTATGGCGCACCACCGCATGGAGGCATTGCCTACGGCTTTGACCGTTGGGTGGCAATGATGGCCGGAGCAGACAGTATTCGGGAGGTTATCGCATTTCCGAAGAATAATGCGGGCCGAGATATAATGATTGATGCACCTTCTCCCGTGGATTTTGCGCAGCTTAATGAACTGGGCCTCAAGCTATCAGAAGAAAAGAAGTAG
- a CDS encoding outer membrane beta-barrel protein → MRKLLTFILFCILLLPVHLAAQQELKLFRFFSIDLEWQTWQQKPGDVELEDALGRGVSIHVIQPLVRGQKRFWVVTGLGISSTNIFNNVIMNYRLDLDGQLPVLPDDVYRKNKLSLNYLEVPLHTTYRFRKDSARSLSVTLGVKGGFLIDSHTKMKGNNGMIYKTKKLEAPNDYRYGVFARIGNSRVHLYGYYALSTVFKEDYPDVNLFSVGLSYSGF, encoded by the coding sequence ATGAGAAAACTTTTGACCTTCATTCTTTTCTGTATTCTTTTGCTCCCGGTGCATTTGGCAGCTCAGCAGGAACTCAAATTATTTCGTTTTTTCAGCATTGATCTGGAATGGCAAACCTGGCAACAAAAGCCGGGAGATGTAGAACTTGAGGATGCATTAGGCAGGGGCGTTTCCATCCATGTTATACAGCCGCTGGTAAGAGGTCAAAAGCGATTTTGGGTGGTTACCGGCCTTGGCATTTCCAGTACAAATATTTTTAACAACGTAATAATGAATTACAGGCTGGATTTAGATGGACAGTTACCGGTTCTGCCGGATGATGTATACAGGAAGAACAAGCTGAGCCTGAATTACCTGGAAGTCCCGCTTCATACGACTTACCGTTTTCGGAAAGATTCAGCGAGGAGCCTGTCAGTTACCCTGGGCGTAAAGGGCGGCTTCCTCATTGATTCACACACCAAGATGAAAGGCAACAACGGCATGATCTATAAAACAAAAAAGCTGGAGGCACCAAACGATTATCGTTACGGAGTTTTTGCCCGCATCGGGAACAGTCGCGTGCATTTATATGGTTATTATGCCCTCAGCACGGTATTTAAGGAAGATTATCCGGATGTAAATCTTTTTTCGGTTGGCCTCAGTTATTCGGGCTTTTGA